AAATGGCCTAATGATATTCTTTATCAAGGACGCAAATTAGTCGGGATTCTTACTGAAATGAGCGCTGAGATGGATGCCATAAATTATGTCGTTCTTGGCATGGGGATTAATGTAAATATTGCTGAAGGTGAATTTCCGGATGATATCGCTGAAATTGCAACATCAGTTGCGTTGGCATCCGGAAAACCGGTTGATCGGCTTGAGTTATTAAGCGCGATTTTGCAGCAGCTTGAAGATATATATCAAATAGCGACATCAGAAGGTTTTAAAGCTGTTCTTGATGAATGGCGGGCTCAGTCGATTACACTGGGTCAGGCTGTCGATGTAGTTGGCTTCAATCGTAGATTCAGTGGAATAGCGGTTAATATTGACGATGACGGGGCATTATTAGTGAAAATGGGAGACAGCATTGAACGAGTTTTGGCCGGAGATGTTTCCATTCGCCCCAGCGCAAAAAAGTAGTTTTACAGGAAAGGCAGTTGGGGTAATGACAACACGAAACATGATTTTAGCAGGGTTATTTGCCGCTCTATTGGCGCTAAGTTCACAGATAGCTATTCCAATTGGCCCGGTGCCTCACACCTTACAGATTTTCTTCGTGCTGTTGGCTGGCATTGTTCTCGGCAGTCGTCTTGGGTCTATTAGCGTAGCTGTCTGGGTGTTATTAGGAAGCTTTGGCCTGCCGGTGTTTGCGCAGGGAAAAGGCGGTTTGGCTGTTTTGGCCGGTCCGACAGGCGGATTTTTATTCGGATTTATTATTGCAGCTTTTTTGGTTGGCTGGCTCGCCGAAAATTCCAAGCTGACTACCGGGCGAACAGCTATTTATATGTTGACTGGGCTCGTTGCGGCGTATATTATAGGAGTTGGCGGTTTTATGGCCAGTTTTAAATATTTTCTTAATAAGCCTATGACCCTAAAAACAGCGGTATCGGTAGCTGTTGTACCGTTTATGCCGTTTGATATTGTTAAGGCTTTAATGGCCGCCTATATTGGAACACGGGTGCGGCAAGCGCTCATTCGTTCTGGATTAATAAAGTAATGTTTAAACTGAAACTGGAGGACTTATATGCTCTTAGTAATTGACATCGGCAACACTAACATTGTTCTTGGGGCGTATGACGGAAAAGAACTGCTGCATCACTGGCGGGTGTCAACAGATCGGATCAAAACCGGCGATGAATATGGCATGCTGTTAAATAGCTTATTTAACTATGCAGGTTTGACTATGAAAGATTTTAATGCCGTTATTATTTCGTCTGTTGTTCCGCCGCTCGTTGTACCCATCGTTAAGATGTGCCAGCGATACTTTGGTGTTGAACCGCTAGTAGTAGGCCCGGGAATCAAAACCGGCATGTGTATTAGATATGAAAACCCGCGTGAAGTTGGGGCTGACCGCATTGTCAACGCCGTTGCCGCACTTGAAAAGTTTGGTGGACCGCTCATTGTTATTGACTTTGGTACGGCTACTACTTTTTGTGCAATCGCTGAAAACGGCGACTATCTGGGCGGTGCTATTGCGCCAGGTATTAGAATATCGACTGAGGCATTGTTCCAACGGGCAGCTAAATTGCCCCGTATTGAACTTGTGAAACCTAAAAGTGTCATTTGTCGGAATACAATTACCAGTATGCAATCCGGAATAATCTTCGGGTTTACAGGACAAGTTGATGAAATTGTCCGGCGGATGAAAGTCGAATTAAAAGCGGATGCCCGTGTTGTTGCAACAGGCGGTTTAGCTAAATTGATTGCGCAGGAGTCCAACACTATCGATATTGTCGATCATTTCCTTACCTTAGAAGGTCTAAGGATTTTATATGAAAGAAACTCATAGAGTTATGTATATTGTCAGATAATATTTTTGATAGATATTAAAATCGGGCACTTGGCAGCAGCGTAAGCTTAAGCCAAGTGCTAAGTGCTTTGGAGGGTTATTAACAATATGCAGCTTGGCAATATAGTGCTCTCTAATCCGGTTATTTTGGCTCCGATGGCTGGCGTTACTGATTTACCCTTTCGTGTGTTAGCTAAAGAAATGGGCTGCGGCTTAGTTTATAGTGAGATGGTTAGTGATAAAGGACTAATATATCAAAACAGTCATACAGTGAATATGTTGGAGATTGATAACCGCGAAAGGCCGGTAAGTATTCAAATATTCGGCTCGGAACCTGACAGCATGGCTAGCGCCGCGCGAATTGTTGAAAAGGCCGGCGCCGATATAATTGATATTAACATGGGCTGCCCGACGCCTAAAATTGTCCGAAACGGCGAAGGGGCGGCACTGATGCGTACACCTGAGCTAGCCTTCGAAATAATGTGCAGTGTAAAGAGGGCAGTAAACCTGCCAGTCACTGTTAAGATTCGCAAAGGTTGGGATGAATCTTCGGTAAATGCCGTTGATATGGCTAGGCTTGCTGAAAAGGCTGGTGTGGCGGCTATCGCTGTACATGGCAGGACGCGTGAGCAGTTTTATACCGGAACGGCTGACTTGAAAATTATTAAAGCTGTCAAAGAGGCAGTCAACATTCCGGTCATTGGCAATGGCGATATCCGTTCGCCGCAGGATGCTGCCAAAATGTTGACCGAGACAGGCTGTGATGGCATAATGGTAGGGCGAGGAGCGCAAGGTAATCCTTGGATATTCCGCCAAATTGTGCATTATCTTAACACCGGCGAACTGCTGCCGCCGCCGACCATGAATGAGCGACTGGCGTTAATATTAAGGCATCTCGATATGGTCATAGAGCATAAAGGTGAGTACATAGGAATTCGCGAGATGCGCAAGCATGCCGCTTGGTATACAAAAGGTCTCCCGCATTCTGCTGAACTCCGCCACTGCTTTAACCAAGCCGAGACAAAAGAAAGTTTTCTCAAAATAATTGATCAGCTAAAATCATTAACTAGTTAGCGAAGTCCATACCTGTATCCATAGAGGTGAATTATGCAGCAAATGCTCATTATGCCTGTAGCCAATGGAATATTACCTCGCCCGCATGGCGGAAAGATAACTGGCATGTTCATTCTTGAACAGGGCGGTCAAATTCTGCACGATGTTGGTGTAGGACGCGATGTACTGGTATGCCCATGGATTGTTGACAGTGAGTCACTTTATCCGGTCGGGGTAATTGCCCGCATTATGGATATTGATTCGCGGACGGCTGTTAGTGAGGATGGTACACAAATTCCGGTTGTTATGGCCGAACTGGAAGGACGTGACCGGGCGCGTTGGCATACTCTTAAAACTGCAGGCTCATATCTGCTTTCTGCCGATATTGAGACAATCGATTTAAGAAAGATGCGGAAAGAATACCCCAGTATTTCAGGAGCAGGCTGGATGCCTGCCGGCGGCTATACAGAATTTCGTAGCAAGACTGATATTCCCGTAACGCTCTACGGCACTGATTTAGAAAGCGGCAAAGAGGTATCAATTAAGGCTAACTTGGGCGGATTAGTTGAACAGGAACATGCTCATACTATTGAACATGCAGTAATCAGAGCACTTAAAACTTACGGGCTTTGCACCGCGAAAACTTTGCTTGAAGCAATGACTAAAGAAACTGCGGAACTAAAGCATTCTGTTGAAACCAGTATCAAATATAATCTGCCAGAAGTCTTGGGACTTACCGCCAGCGGTGCTTGCGGCAACCCGATGACTAGTCTGGCGCAGTTTTATTTAGCGCAAACCTTTGTAAGCAATGTCGCGGCCGGTAACTCGTTAACCGAATCGCTTACAAAAGCGCGGCGGGCGACAATGTCAAAACTGACTCAGGATTTAGAGCTTACCATGCAGCCTGGAGTTAGAGTGCTGCAGGGTCTTAAAAAGGGAATGAGTCACGATGATACACCGTTAAAAATTGAAATCTGCAAGAAGGTGATTGGGCGTTTTCCCTCCGATCCATGGGGGTAGTGTCCATCATCTTTTTTTGTTAATTGGTAGGATTGACCTTTTATTTGAGAATTTCTATAAAAAATGCTAAAATATGAATGTGCACAAGGCTGTGTACATATACTATACGGGCATTGCTCATGGAGATGATCACCGATGTTGTATAGGATTGGGGAAAAAATAATCAATAAACAAAAAATTCATCGCGTAATAGACGTCGTTTTAGAAATGCGCAGCAAAGGTTTTTCGCAGCAAGAGACAGCTAATCGCGTAGGTCTTGATCGCACGGTGATTTCTAAGCTGGAAACCTTAGGCGAGGTCCGCAAAGGCGGGGTAGTGGCGCTAGTGGGATTTCCAATTAAAAATTGCGAAGAACTTGAACAAATTGCAAGACAGGAGGGTATTGATTTTTCCCTGCTGCTCTCGGAAAAAGAACGCTGGAATTTTGTTGAAACCAAAACAGGTCTAGAACTATTCAATGATATCATGAAGATTATTGCAACGTTGCGTAAATATGATATTGTCATTATGCTGGGTTCCAATATGCGGATAAAACTGATGGAAACGCTTCTTGATAAGGAAGTTATCGGGGTGGAGATTGGCGAATCGCCTATTGCGGATGATAAGTACGTAGATCCGGAAACAGTGCGGGAAATCATTCACCAGCTGCAGTAACAGCATATTATCAGGGGGCTTTTATATGAAGAAAGTCGTAAGTGTCAGTCTAGGATCGTCCAAACGTAATCATCAGGTAGTTACTGAATTTGGCGGACAGACTTTTTCAATTGAACGGATTGGCACCGATGGGGATAAAGAAAAGGCGATTGCGCTTATTGGCGAACTCGACGGCAAGGTTGACGCTATCGGTATGGGGGGGACTGATTTATATATTTTTGCCGGCGGTAAGCGTTATACATTCCGTGAGTCAGCCCGAATTGCGGCTGCTGCCCAAAAGACGCCTATAGTCGACGGCAGCGGTTTGAAAAACACTCTTGAGCGCCGTGTTGTAAAAACGCTAGCCGAAAAGCATGGTCTAAATTTTCGGGATAAGCCAGCGCTTATTGTTTGCGCCGTAGACCGATTTGGTTTAGCTGAGGCGCTAGTCGAGGCGGGCTGCAAGACGGTTTTTGGCGATTTGTTATTTGGACTGGGTTTGCCCATTCCAATTTGTACCATGGATGGTTTGACTCGGTTAGCAAAAATAGCCGCTCCGATTATTACAAAACTGCCGGTCAGCATGTTTTATCCGACCGGCGATAACCAGCTGCAGCATGCGCCGCGCTTTGAAAAGTATTTTACTGAGGCTGATATTATAGCCGGGGATTTTCACTACATACGACGGCATATGCCTGGCAAATTACTCGGCAAGACGGTAATTACCAATACTGTTACAAAAGATGATGAGAGTTTGTTGACAGAACGAGGGGTACACACTCTCGTCACCACAACTCCGGATCTTGGCGGACGTTCATTCGGCACAAATGTTTTAGAGGGTGTACTGGTTGCTCTAGCTAGAAAGCCACAAGCACAACTAACAGTCAAAGATTATGAAGCTTTACTGGATGATTTAGGGCTGGAGCCGCGAATCAAGCGGTTGTTTCAATGAAAGGGGAATCATTATGGAAAAATTTGCTTTTATGCTACATCCGCTCGCCGCGAAAGACTTTGGCCGCAAATTTCCTTTTGCCCAAAATT
This portion of the Veillonellaceae bacterium genome encodes:
- a CDS encoding transcriptional regulator, yielding MLYRIGEKIINKQKIHRVIDVVLEMRSKGFSQQETANRVGLDRTVISKLETLGEVRKGGVVALVGFPIKNCEELEQIARQEGIDFSLLLSEKERWNFVETKTGLELFNDIMKIIATLRKYDIVIMLGSNMRIKLMETLLDKEVIGVEIGESPIADDKYVDPETVREIIHQLQ
- the dusB gene encoding tRNA dihydrouridine synthase DusB; protein product: MQLGNIVLSNPVILAPMAGVTDLPFRVLAKEMGCGLVYSEMVSDKGLIYQNSHTVNMLEIDNRERPVSIQIFGSEPDSMASAARIVEKAGADIIDINMGCPTPKIVRNGEGAALMRTPELAFEIMCSVKRAVNLPVTVKIRKGWDESSVNAVDMARLAEKAGVAAIAVHGRTREQFYTGTADLKIIKAVKEAVNIPVIGNGDIRSPQDAAKMLTETGCDGIMVGRGAQGNPWIFRQIVHYLNTGELLPPPTMNERLALILRHLDMVIEHKGEYIGIREMRKHAAWYTKGLPHSAELRHCFNQAETKESFLKIIDQLKSLTS
- a CDS encoding biotin transporter BioY, which gives rise to MTTRNMILAGLFAALLALSSQIAIPIGPVPHTLQIFFVLLAGIVLGSRLGSISVAVWVLLGSFGLPVFAQGKGGLAVLAGPTGGFLFGFIIAAFLVGWLAENSKLTTGRTAIYMLTGLVAAYIIGVGGFMASFKYFLNKPMTLKTAVSVAVVPFMPFDIVKALMAAYIGTRVRQALIRSGLIK
- a CDS encoding quinate 5-dehydrogenase: MKKVVSVSLGSSKRNHQVVTEFGGQTFSIERIGTDGDKEKAIALIGELDGKVDAIGMGGTDLYIFAGGKRYTFRESARIAAAAQKTPIVDGSGLKNTLERRVVKTLAEKHGLNFRDKPALIVCAVDRFGLAEALVEAGCKTVFGDLLFGLGLPIPICTMDGLTRLAKIAAPIITKLPVSMFYPTGDNQLQHAPRFEKYFTEADIIAGDFHYIRRHMPGKLLGKTVITNTVTKDDESLLTERGVHTLVTTTPDLGGRSFGTNVLEGVLVALARKPQAQLTVKDYEALLDDLGLEPRIKRLFQ
- a CDS encoding type III pantothenate kinase gives rise to the protein MLLVIDIGNTNIVLGAYDGKELLHHWRVSTDRIKTGDEYGMLLNSLFNYAGLTMKDFNAVIISSVVPPLVVPIVKMCQRYFGVEPLVVGPGIKTGMCIRYENPREVGADRIVNAVAALEKFGGPLIVIDFGTATTFCAIAENGDYLGGAIAPGIRISTEALFQRAAKLPRIELVKPKSVICRNTITSMQSGIIFGFTGQVDEIVRRMKVELKADARVVATGGLAKLIAQESNTIDIVDHFLTLEGLRILYERNS